Below is a window of Humulus lupulus chromosome 2, drHumLupu1.1, whole genome shotgun sequence DNA.
CCATCGTCCTCTTTCCTTTGTTGTCCAAATTCATCATGCAACGAAGCATACTTATTCAAACTAGAAGTAGTAGTGAATGCGGAAGAGGAAGATCCACTAGGCTGAGGCAGATAGTGAGATAGTGACTGAGACTGGGTCATAGATGGTTGAAGTAATGTAGAGCCCCCACCATACAAATCAAACAGTGATCGTAATGTTTGTTCTACCTCATTAACCATCTGAGCGCATGTCAGTGGACCATAAAAAGCTTTGAAGCAATGGTTGAGATACTTGAGCTTGTATCTTGGGTCAAGAACCAAGGCAATTATAAGGGCCTCGTTACATTCCTCAATATTTCCCTAATATTTGTCATAATTCACCTTCAAGCTCTGTGCCATACTCGCTAACAACGGGTCATCCTCCTCAACTGCCATTCTATACAAAGTGCGCTGCATATTACATATTTCAACAAAGTACTTGTCTATTGAAAAATAGGTTGATCTACTAAACCTTAATGTAATCTCATAGAAAGTCTCCAAAAACTTCACAAATACCGTTGCATTCTCCCAGTTCGTTTCAGTAGGCGGCCCCTCCTTTTTCTTTCCATCTTTGTCAACCTCCTCAAAATACTTCACAAAATTTTCATCTGATAATAAACTTTCAAAAGCCTTTTGGATTCTTAATGCACAATTAAGCATGAGATATGTAGAGTTCCACCTCGTTTGGACATCTAAAGAGAGGAGTCCTTGGCATGCAATTTTTTCTTCTACAACAACTTCTTTAAACCTTTTGAGGCTAGCGGGAGAATACCTAACATATCTGACAGCATGTCTAATGCTAGCAATCGAATCATGCTTCTCTTTTAATCCGTCAGTGACAATCAAGTTTACAATATGAGCACAACATCTCATATGTAAAACTTCCCATCTAAAATGAGACCATTTTCCTTTTCTCTAAACCGTCTCTTCAAAAACCAAATAGCAACACCATTTGAAGAAGAATTGTCCACCGTAATGGCAAACAATTTTGTAATGCTCCAATTATCTAAACAAATCTCAATCTCTTTGCCAATAGTCTCCCCCTTGTGATCTACCACTTGACAAAAATTTATGATTCTTTTCTGATAGTTGAAATCAGAGTCAACCCAATGTGCCGTGATGACCATATAGTTCAAATTCTGATTAGAAGTCCATGTATCAGTGGTGATGGATACCCTCTCAtgctttaaaatatttttcaatttctttttctcTTCAGCATACAATTTCAACACATCCTGAGCAACAGTCATCCTGGAAGGGATATCAAATCTAGGCTGTATTGTTCTAACAAATTGTCGGAAACCCTCCCCCTCAACATGTCTAAGAGGTAACTCATCCAACACAATGTACTTTGATAATGCAAGCTCGCATGCCTCTTTGTTATAAGCCACCGGAACTAAAGTTGTTTCCCTCTCCTTCCCTCCTATCACTAGCTCAAAACTTAAAATCTTTTGCATTTTCCCATCAATCTTATATGGACTAAACTCACAAACATTCCTAAAGTGATTCCACAGATGACTAGTCCCATACTTTCTATTATCACAGAAGAACTCACTCCCACAATAACAACAAATATATTTGGTTATCTCTTCTTTGTCGTTAGGATCAACTAGGGGCAATTTTTCAAAATGCTCCCAAATATTTgacccttttgtttttttttggagCCAAAGGAGGTTTCTCTATATTTTTACCCCTTCTTTTAGGTATACCCTGTGCTTGATCTGTAGGAGTTTCATCATTGGTAGGTGTAGGTGGTGGTGGAGTTTCATCTACTTGATCTTGATCAATATCCATAATCTATAGAGCACAAagacatatataatataatgattaACAGCCAAGCATACCTAAAATCCACTAATCCCGTCCAATCCACTACAACTAAAATCCAACATTACAAACACCAAAGTAAACCAcatatacaaaataataaatacaatcaAGCAAAATAATCCAACATTCAAAAtatcaaatatacattaaactaatAATTATAATGATTTTAGTTTTACATATACAATCAAGCAATTGAAAATTCTAAATATCCaattcaaaataatattttcaattttCTCTTACAACAATTTTAAGTTTAGAACTTTATATTAAATCAAAACTCAAAATCCTATATCAAAAATATAAATTCGCCAAATGTAAACCAAACAaacattaacattatattatattcatctaaatcaattaatcatcacatatacataatatatatatataattatattatataatcatatcacaaacaaaataaatatatatataattaaatttaaatatatatctaATTGATtctaatataatataatatatatatcagataaaatataatataaatatatataattaaatttaaatatatatatataggatataAATATACCTTACCTAGCTGCCGAAGGAGGAAGGAGGTCAATCCTCCTAGCTGCCGCATGCTGACTGAACCCACAGAGGAGATGAGAGGGGGAGGAGGGAGCGGCGCCGGTGTTTGGTCTGGGTGGGCACTGGAGTCGGTGTCTGGTCTGGCTTACTGGTGATGAGGCGCCGCTGAAGGGAAGGGGATGAGAAGGAGGGGGgtcgaggggggggggggggggggggattgcTTGCTGCTGCTGGGTGTATGTGGGTTTGGTTTGGGCTTTTTAGTTTAGGTTTTATTATTTAacctattaaattaaaaaaattaaaaaaaggaaAATGATGGGGACGGGCGAGTTCGGGTTTAACCCGAACCCGACTCGATGAAGCTCGGGTTGAGCTCGAACCCGACCCGAATGTGTGGGTTTTAACTTTCTCTCGGGTGTCTCGGGTGCAGGTCAGGTCGGGTGGTCGGGTTTTTGAGTTTTCGGGTCAAAATGTGCACCCCTACACAAAAGATCTATTCACTATCAATTTCACACTTAAAATACTCTGTATATATAAACCATTTTAGCCTAGCTTGTTACAAAATCAAAACCTTTGAAACAAATTAGTAGCTGACTAgctgtaataattaataatttaactgttgacgcggtttttcaccaacagtgaattatctgaataactaggatggattagtgcttaatgataaaccgtaataagaaaatgataatattCAACGATGTTGGAAGCCAACTATGAAGAGaaaaatgatcactcctttttacgtggttcggaggttaaaatccccctagtccacgagttaatattaatactgtttctctctcttgctatttttacagagtatttgcattacagaaagaatccaaccctttgcactacCCAAGATCCTAGTATTtgtaggagaatgatctctgggtaggtattggggtcatcccgtgatctcttgatccttcacatcatttCTGCGACATTGATGATTAACATCTAAATTTTACAGTGGTCTAATCAATCAGATACaaaaggtaatgggccgcatggccttaATCAAgcgtgtgatgtctgatcacgcacgtttaaattgcgtatctgggaatttgggaattaaatagacatgtgatgtctgttaTAGGCACGTTTATATTCTGTGGTCAACTTTACAAAGATCCTGGggtatgtcaggcctctgatgtaCCACAAGCTTAATTTAAAGCTAGCTCGCGTCTTTTGCTGTCATGCTTATACATTAATGGCTCCAGGCGATAAGTTGCTAAATGAttcatcagctcgagctatttaTTTAGGGGATCGTACCAAATTTCCCCGGATGAATGGTGAACACGTGGCACATTGGTTATGGCTTTTTATTAGTTCGCTTTGCCCGGGCTGCCTCAACAAAGTACGTGCTGATATTCAgggtgtacatttgccccccaagtccctccTCATGATCTATGACGTCATCTTTGACTTTCACGGTGGGGGCTTTTAAACTCCCTTTTCGATTATCCATCCCCTGCCCACcatttgagtactggacacgtggaatgcCGTGATTGGCGTCTGCTTGGGCttcgaggattgcattaaatggcctggccaccttttaGCCGCCATCTCATCTTCTGaatcatgaccctcgtatctcgtatTTGTTTAATCGGACGATCCTAATTTCCTAATGTCTTTTACGTTTAAATAGGGCTGGCCATTTTCAGTACTCATCgcattttatttgaaatttttcttcATTTCCTCTCTTCGGAGTCTCaaaaactcttcttcttcttcttctgcttaAAATCCCATAAATCCCTATATTCTTGTCAT
It encodes the following:
- the LOC133815500 gene encoding zinc finger BED domain-containing protein RICESLEEPER 2-like, translating into MRCCAHIVNLIVTDGLKEKHDSIASIRHAVRYVRYSPASLKRFKEVVVEEKIACQGLLSLDVQTRWNSTYLMLNCALRIQKAFESLLSDENFVKYFEEVDKDGKKKEGPPTETNWENATVFVKFLETFYEITLRFSRSTYFSIDKYFVEICNMQRTLYRMAVEEDDPLLASMAQSLKMVNEVEQTLRSLFDLYGGGSTLLQPSMTQSQSLSHYLPQPSGSSSSAFTTTSSLNKYASLHDEFGQQRKEDDGGKTKNEVDRYLTEDAEATIKDVNFDILKWWAGNASKYKILSTIAHDVLAIPVTTIASDATFSTDGRILDPFRSSLSPKMVECLICLKTGGAVHINQSLF